Proteins found in one Coffea eugenioides isolate CCC68of chromosome 5, Ceug_1.0, whole genome shotgun sequence genomic segment:
- the LOC113771248 gene encoding uncharacterized protein LOC113771248 encodes MPFGLTNALAAFMDLMHRVFKPYLDQFVVVFIDDILVTGLIIKEMRLLEEVSVWNPRLESRKVILGNIVMKFTLLECIKETQEKDPEVQEWLEKVKKGEKSDFNLGINSILRFRNRIVVPKDEGLKKETLEEAQRSKFTVKTELQRPSGLLQPLEIPEWKWENITMDFVSELPTTQKGHDAIWNREKKQREKEELKGTREGNGESAQPEQEKEKQAAEELRKPERRVSARAERNLEIGGVSFGGFER; translated from the exons ATGCCGTTTGGATTGACCAATGCACTCGcggcttttatggatttaatgcatcgagtcTTTAAGCCTTATCTGGATCAGTTTGTTgtggtgttcattgatgatatactg GTGACAGGATTGATAATTAAAGAGATGCGTTTGTTGGAGGAGGTTAGTGTATGGAATCCCCGACTGGAATCGAGAAAAGTAATTCTGGGGAATATCGTCATGAAATTCACTTTGTTGGAATGTATCAAGGAGACTCAAGAAAAGGACCCTGAAGTGCAAGAGTGGCtggaaaaagtcaaaaagggagagaagtcggattttaacttgggaaTAAATAGTATATTGAGGTTTCGAAAtcggatagtagtgccaaaggatgaagggcttaagaaggaaactttggaagAGGCACAACGATCGAAGTTTACG gttaaaacTGAACTTCAGAGACCATCTGGTCTTTTGCAACCTTTagagatacctgagtggaaatgggaaaatatcaccatggattttgtatctgAATTACCTACGACAcaaaaaggacatgatgccatttgg AACAGAGAAAAGAAACAACGGGAGAAAGAGGAGCTAAAGGGAACCAGGGAGGGAAATGGAGAGTCGGCGCAGCcagaacaagaaaaagaaaagcaagctGCAGAAGAGTTAAGGAAACCAGAGAGGAGAGTTTCAGCAAGAGCAgagagaaatctggaaattggagGGGTTTCCTTCGGAGGATTCGAACGATAG